Proteins encoded within one genomic window of Halocatena marina:
- a CDS encoding DUF488 domain-containing protein produces MTNGGTRGSLDETYHAALQHDLVSLSGDPRLVGVVRRPTNWFRRSVDENHRELGPPADLLDAFRERHEDLRSRGMCDEGAHNAAWEELAFEERYREHLQTTADAIAAIDDLVFRIRTGDDIVLVCFENENKRCHRHELVSVIEAELE; encoded by the coding sequence ATGACCAACGGTGGAACGAGAGGATCGCTCGATGAGACATACCACGCTGCGCTCCAGCACGATCTCGTCTCCCTGTCCGGCGATCCCCGTCTCGTCGGTGTCGTCCGTCGACCGACAAACTGGTTTCGACGGTCCGTCGACGAGAATCACCGGGAACTCGGCCCGCCAGCGGACCTACTTGATGCGTTCCGCGAACGCCACGAGGACCTACGATCTCGAGGAATGTGTGATGAGGGAGCACATAATGCCGCATGGGAGGAGCTCGCTTTCGAAGAGCGATACAGAGAGCATCTCCAAACCACTGCAGACGCGATCGCAGCAATCGACGATCTTGTGTTTCGAATTCGCACGGGTGATGACATTGTGCTCGTCTGCTTCGAGAACGAGAACAAACGCTGTCACCGCCACGAACTCGTTTCGGTCATCGAAGCAGAACTAGAGTAA
- the rpiA gene encoding ribose-5-phosphate isomerase RpiA has protein sequence MKSENGRDDAKRRAGESAAELIEDGMVVGLGTGSTAAHAIQAIGRAVSEGMDVYGIPTSFQSRALAREVGIPLVTLDDALPDIAIDGADQVADGALVKGGGGAHAREKVVDAHAARFICVVDETKLADVLNHPIPLEVLPSAVSAVEDSLRERGGEPTLRAAERKDGPVITDNGNPVLDCDFGTIEDPDVLAASLSAIPGIVEHGIFAAMADEIHVGFSDRVDIRSV, from the coding sequence ATGAAATCAGAGAACGGCAGAGACGATGCAAAACGGCGCGCTGGCGAATCGGCGGCCGAACTGATCGAAGACGGGATGGTCGTCGGACTTGGGACAGGAAGCACCGCAGCGCACGCAATTCAGGCGATCGGACGGGCTGTTTCCGAAGGAATGGACGTTTACGGGATTCCAACATCGTTCCAATCGCGCGCGCTCGCCCGTGAAGTAGGAATTCCACTCGTGACACTCGACGATGCGTTGCCAGATATTGCGATTGATGGAGCCGACCAGGTCGCAGACGGAGCGCTCGTGAAAGGAGGTGGTGGTGCTCACGCCCGTGAGAAAGTTGTAGACGCGCATGCAGCGCGCTTTATTTGTGTTGTCGACGAAACGAAGCTCGCAGACGTGCTCAATCACCCAATCCCACTCGAAGTGCTCCCGTCTGCTGTTTCGGCTGTTGAGGACTCACTCCGCGAGCGTGGCGGTGAGCCGACACTCCGCGCTGCCGAACGAAAGGACGGTCCCGTGATAACAGATAACGGTAATCCGGTACTCGATTGTGATTTCGGGACGATCGAAGATCCAGACGTGCTTGCAGCATCGCTCTCTGCGATTCCTGGTATCGTCGAACACGGCATCTTCGCAGCTATGGCTGATGAGATTCACGTCGGCTTCTCCGATCGAGTCGATATCCGATCGGTGTAG
- the glmM gene encoding phosphoglucosamine mutase — translation MFGTSGIRGPVGEEITADLALDVGRAVGVDADRIVMGRDPRSSGTILADAFAAGAREVGADVVDLALAATPTVARAVNWYDADAGCSITASHNPSEDNGLKLWQPSGQAFDEGLRTTIETRIKEGVSLEPWDGQGTRTEADATTKHVEALVEAVEFESDERPSVVVDLGNGAGGVTVEALIELGCHVETLNAQPDGRFPGRPSEPNSETLTSLCSLVGESDADLGIAHDGDADRMMAVDGSGQFVPKDALLALFAAYSTEEGDRVAVPIDTSLAVEDYLETHGVGVEHTPVGDVYIAEAVGEGIPFGGEPSGAWIWPSQTRCPDGPLAACRLVELAAEHSIEELIASIPSYPIRRASIDTEEKEATMAAIREQVTETYDADSVSTLDGVRVDLDDAWFLLRASGTQPLIRVTAEARDETRTEAVFESASSFVS, via the coding sequence ATGTTCGGAACGAGCGGTATCCGTGGACCAGTTGGAGAGGAGATCACGGCAGACCTCGCGCTCGACGTCGGTCGAGCGGTCGGTGTCGATGCAGATCGTATCGTGATGGGACGGGATCCACGTTCGAGCGGCACGATTCTGGCTGATGCGTTCGCAGCCGGCGCCCGTGAAGTTGGTGCAGACGTCGTCGATCTCGCGCTCGCTGCAACACCTACCGTCGCCCGCGCCGTCAACTGGTACGACGCTGACGCAGGATGTTCGATTACCGCCTCGCACAACCCCTCGGAGGACAACGGCTTGAAGCTCTGGCAGCCAAGCGGACAGGCGTTCGACGAAGGACTGCGCACGACCATCGAAACACGCATCAAGGAGGGTGTTTCGCTCGAACCGTGGGATGGACAGGGCACGCGGACCGAAGCAGACGCCACAACCAAGCACGTCGAGGCACTCGTCGAGGCAGTCGAGTTCGAGAGCGATGAACGTCCCAGTGTCGTCGTCGATCTCGGAAACGGGGCCGGAGGCGTTACCGTCGAGGCATTGATCGAGCTCGGCTGTCACGTCGAGACGCTCAATGCCCAACCCGATGGTCGCTTCCCTGGGCGTCCGAGTGAACCGAACAGCGAAACACTGACTTCTCTCTGTTCGCTCGTCGGAGAGAGTGATGCTGATCTCGGTATCGCTCACGATGGAGACGCTGACCGAATGATGGCTGTAGATGGAAGCGGACAGTTCGTCCCAAAAGACGCGCTACTAGCGCTGTTCGCCGCGTACTCGACTGAAGAGGGGGATCGAGTTGCCGTTCCGATCGACACGAGCCTCGCTGTCGAGGATTATCTCGAAACGCACGGTGTCGGTGTCGAGCATACGCCTGTCGGAGATGTATACATCGCTGAAGCGGTTGGTGAAGGGATACCCTTTGGCGGGGAGCCGAGCGGAGCGTGGATCTGGCCCTCACAGACGCGATGTCCAGACGGACCACTCGCGGCTTGCCGGCTCGTCGAACTCGCAGCCGAACACTCGATCGAAGAACTCATTGCATCGATCCCAAGCTATCCGATCCGACGGGCGAGCATCGACACTGAAGAGAAAGAAGCAACGATGGCTGCTATTCGTGAGCAAGTAACCGAAACTTACGACGCGGATTCCGTGTCGACACTTGATGGTGTCCGGGTCGATCTCGATGACGCATGGTTCCTCCTGCGGGCCAGTGGGACACAGCCGCTTATTCGTGTGACGGCGGAAGCACGGGACGAAACACGAACAGAAGCGGTCTTTGAGAGCGCAAGTAGCTTCGTCTCCTAA
- the larB gene encoding nickel pincer cofactor biosynthesis protein LarB — protein sequence MRELLNSLAAGEISVSEAEAELNGYVTGDAGRFDAARTGRTGIPEMILAEGKTPEETAALAVLAVETTERAIITRTDAPTANEVEECVIEEHPDAVIEHAERTETIVVYSPAFEPPSLDADIGIVTAGTSDAVPAGEAATIAREMGARVTRIDDVGVAGLARLIDRLDDCRAQDVLIIAAGREGALPTVAAGLVDVPLIGLPVSNGYGYGGDGEAALAGMLQSCTPITVVNIDAGVTAGAQAGLIARALDAARAE from the coding sequence ATGCGCGAACTATTGAACTCCCTCGCAGCGGGTGAAATCTCGGTATCAGAGGCCGAAGCAGAACTGAACGGGTACGTGACCGGAGACGCTGGACGGTTCGATGCAGCGCGGACAGGACGTACAGGCATACCGGAGATGATTCTCGCGGAAGGGAAGACGCCAGAAGAGACTGCTGCGCTGGCTGTCCTCGCGGTAGAAACCACCGAACGGGCGATCATCACCCGAACAGATGCACCGACCGCAAATGAGGTCGAAGAGTGTGTTATCGAGGAACATCCCGACGCTGTGATCGAACACGCAGAGCGTACTGAGACTATTGTGGTCTACAGTCCAGCATTCGAACCTCCATCACTCGACGCTGATATAGGAATCGTCACCGCTGGAACGTCAGATGCCGTTCCTGCGGGAGAAGCAGCAACTATCGCTCGTGAGATGGGCGCACGCGTTACTCGGATCGATGATGTTGGGGTAGCAGGACTTGCACGGTTGATCGACCGTCTTGATGACTGTCGAGCACAGGATGTTCTCATAATCGCCGCTGGACGGGAAGGCGCGCTTCCAACAGTCGCCGCAGGATTAGTCGACGTTCCACTCATCGGGCTGCCTGTTTCGAATGGTTACGGGTACGGCGGTGATGGGGAAGCTGCCCTCGCTGGAATGCTCCAATCGTGTACACCTATTACAGTCGTGAATATCGATGCAGGCGTTACGGCTGGCGCGCAGGCCGGACTCATCGCACGTGCCCTCGATGCCGCTCGTGCTGAGTAA
- a CDS encoding GNAT family N-acetyltransferase, producing MNKNHRSVAVRVAASEELSSIMTVIDSALLATDATTVRAQIHTQDVLVAVAAGSILGVVVLDENHIDAIAVRRRQRGNGIGTTLIEAASEHCGPLTANFRPSVSPFYESLGFEIEQTSETRWEGFRPAVR from the coding sequence GTGAATAAGAATCATCGTTCGGTGGCTGTCCGTGTCGCTGCAAGCGAGGAACTTTCGTCCATCATGACGGTCATTGACAGCGCGTTACTTGCGACCGACGCTACAACTGTTCGAGCACAAATTCATACACAGGACGTGCTCGTCGCTGTCGCCGCTGGCTCGATACTCGGCGTGGTCGTTCTCGATGAAAACCATATCGACGCGATTGCGGTTCGGCGCAGACAGCGTGGAAATGGAATTGGAACCACGTTGATCGAGGCAGCTAGCGAGCACTGCGGACCGCTGACAGCCAATTTCCGACCGAGTGTGAGTCCATTCTACGAGTCTCTCGGCTTCGAAATCGAACAGACGAGTGAGACGCGCTGGGAGGGGTTCAGACCAGCGGTTCGATGA
- a CDS encoding DUF5783 family protein, with the protein MTEFDPEMFEDKYVHYFTELQEAYKRAFDTMNEEYDSQLIHTIDQQVLNESEPFYDDGAFRIDLPESPMARADVVVGEEKFEHILDRYTDELCQELRVVFDLE; encoded by the coding sequence ATGACCGAATTCGATCCAGAGATGTTTGAGGACAAGTACGTTCACTACTTCACAGAGCTGCAGGAGGCATACAAGCGCGCGTTTGACACCATGAACGAAGAATACGACTCGCAATTGATTCATACGATCGATCAGCAGGTACTCAACGAGTCAGAGCCGTTCTACGACGATGGTGCGTTTCGAATCGACCTCCCTGAAAGCCCAATGGCACGCGCGGATGTCGTCGTAGGAGAAGAGAAGTTCGAACACATTCTCGACCGATACACAGACGAGCTGTGTCAAGAACTTCGAGTCGTATTCGACCTCGAGTGA
- a CDS encoding ubiquitin-like small modifier protein 2, translated as MHITAEVVGEQTHELDLTREATYADLLHEVGLNPHEATVLVDGRPVPDDGPVTVEHVRVLRLIKGG; from the coding sequence ATGCACATCACGGCCGAGGTCGTCGGGGAGCAGACACACGAGCTCGACCTCACCCGGGAGGCAACCTACGCAGATCTCCTTCACGAAGTGGGGTTGAATCCCCACGAGGCGACCGTGCTCGTCGACGGACGCCCGGTTCCTGATGACGGACCAGTCACGGTAGAACACGTACGAGTGTTGCGACTGATCAAAGGCGGCTAA
- a CDS encoding DUF1931 domain-containing protein: MADLIVKAAVKDALNDMNVASDFYDALDEEVQDLLDDAARRAGENDRKTVQPRDL, encoded by the coding sequence ATGGCAGATCTAATCGTCAAAGCCGCCGTAAAGGACGCGCTTAATGACATGAATGTTGCATCGGACTTCTACGACGCGCTCGATGAGGAGGTCCAGGACCTTCTCGACGACGCTGCACGGCGCGCAGGAGAGAACGACCGCAAGACAGTACAGCCGCGAGACCTGTAA
- a CDS encoding acyl-CoA thioesterase encodes MPDLMDTYVENRWMVQPNHANTLQTAHGGRVLKWMDEVGAMSGMRFSGESCVTAHINHVDFNRPILVGDLALIEAYVYSAGRTSVRVRLRAYREDPRTGDRELTTESYFVYVAIDEDHQPTPVPELTISSERAEQLREEAINGENGTSEH; translated from the coding sequence ATGCCAGATCTGATGGACACCTACGTGGAGAACCGGTGGATGGTCCAGCCGAATCACGCGAACACCCTCCAAACCGCACACGGTGGCCGCGTTCTGAAGTGGATGGACGAGGTCGGTGCGATGTCTGGAATGCGGTTTTCGGGTGAATCGTGCGTGACCGCTCACATCAACCACGTGGATTTCAATCGGCCGATCCTCGTGGGCGATCTCGCTCTCATCGAAGCGTACGTTTACTCAGCTGGACGAACCAGCGTGCGTGTGCGATTACGGGCATACAGAGAAGATCCACGAACCGGAGACCGTGAATTGACCACCGAATCGTACTTTGTGTACGTTGCGATCGACGAGGACCACCAACCGACGCCTGTCCCCGAACTCACGATCTCGTCAGAACGAGCCGAACAGTTGCGCGAGGAGGCAATCAACGGGGAAAACGGTACCAGTGAACACTGA
- a CDS encoding phosphoglucomutase/phosphomannomutase family protein: MEHIEHISFGTDGWRATLDTFTEPRVRIVGQAIADYIGTGTVAVGYDARESSRGFADAVSEVLADNGIDVLISERDCPTPVLAWTLGERSLDGGIMITASHNPPDYNGVKFLPPDGAPALPVVTDELTERLAEPTALPESDQGEIHEDTFTTAYGQHALEFVDPALDLDGQQIAYDAMHGSGRGVTDALLEEAGADVDCLRCEQDAAFGGVPPEPSADRLETLTERVQEGNAAFGIANDGDADRIAVVTPGRGYLDPNLYFAVLYEYLLESTAESGPAIRTVSTTFLIDRIAAAYGERVIETPVGFKWVAQAMDEHDAIIGGEESGGFGLTAHLRNKDGVLLALLTAAAHAEQPLDERADAIVEEYGDIHQDRVSVACSDERKEEVLAALEGVLPENVANVPVEEIGTKDGFKIRLEDGSWLLVRPSGTEPKLRVYAEANSDERVEELLVAGRDLIEPLV; the protein is encoded by the coding sequence ATGGAACACATCGAACACATTTCGTTCGGTACCGATGGGTGGCGTGCCACACTCGATACGTTCACAGAGCCTCGTGTCCGGATTGTCGGGCAAGCAATTGCCGACTACATCGGGACAGGGACGGTTGCGGTCGGGTACGACGCCCGAGAAAGTTCGCGTGGATTCGCGGACGCAGTCTCCGAGGTGTTGGCCGACAATGGGATCGACGTGCTCATCAGCGAACGTGACTGTCCGACGCCCGTTCTTGCGTGGACACTCGGCGAGCGTTCACTCGATGGAGGTATCATGATTACAGCGAGCCACAATCCTCCGGACTACAACGGTGTGAAGTTTCTTCCCCCGGACGGTGCTCCTGCGCTTCCTGTGGTCACCGACGAACTGACGGAACGACTGGCCGAGCCAACTGCGCTTCCAGAATCCGACCAAGGCGAGATCCACGAAGACACGTTTACCACTGCTTATGGCCAGCACGCGCTCGAATTCGTCGATCCAGCGTTGGACCTCGACGGCCAACAGATTGCCTACGATGCAATGCACGGTAGCGGACGAGGCGTCACTGATGCACTTCTCGAAGAGGCTGGCGCGGACGTCGACTGTCTGCGCTGTGAGCAGGATGCGGCGTTCGGTGGGGTCCCGCCAGAACCGAGCGCCGACCGCCTCGAAACGCTCACAGAGCGTGTCCAGGAAGGGAACGCAGCGTTCGGCATCGCTAACGACGGCGATGCTGACCGGATCGCTGTCGTTACCCCCGGTCGGGGCTATCTCGACCCGAATCTCTATTTTGCCGTTCTGTACGAGTACCTCCTCGAATCGACGGCTGAATCCGGACCGGCTATTCGAACGGTCTCAACCACATTTCTCATCGACCGCATCGCGGCCGCTTACGGAGAGCGCGTGATCGAGACGCCTGTCGGGTTCAAATGGGTTGCGCAGGCGATGGACGAACACGACGCGATTATCGGTGGCGAAGAAAGTGGTGGGTTTGGTCTCACCGCGCATCTTCGGAACAAGGATGGTGTTCTCCTCGCGCTCCTCACCGCCGCCGCGCACGCCGAACAACCATTAGATGAACGGGCCGACGCCATTGTCGAAGAGTACGGTGACATTCATCAGGATCGAGTGAGTGTTGCCTGCTCTGATGAGCGAAAAGAGGAGGTGCTCGCGGCGCTCGAAGGAGTGCTTCCAGAAAACGTCGCAAACGTCCCTGTTGAGGAGATTGGAACGAAAGACGGGTTCAAAATTCGTCTTGAAGACGGTTCGTGGCTGCTCGTCCGGCCGAGCGGGACAGAGCCAAAACTGCGTGTCTACGCGGAAGCGAACTCAGACGAACGTGTCGAAGAACTTCTCGTGGCGGGCCGTGATCTCATCGAACCGCTGGTCTGA
- a CDS encoding PLP-dependent cysteine synthase family protein — translation MDDSILDTIGSPLVQVYSPPGSTVAAKLESKNPGGSAKDRPALSMIETAESEGVLTPGDRIVEPTSGNTGIGLAVVAAAKGYDLTIVMPASKSPERRQIMRAYGADIDLIEGDISDAKARADRYEQEDGMVQLRQFENPANPESHYNTTGPEIIEQIGDRTVDALVAGVGTGGTLSGIGRRLREEFPEMEIVAVEPEENAVLSTGESGNDEFQGMGPGFVSENLDRDLVDAIETVSIDTAEEECRRLAREEGILVGQSSGASNVAARRVATRLATPELNCPPTPTPGSTQTEPASQHDSAHPDGGERTEQTRSSSVPRSESEYDDCPLVVTVFWDSGERYMSTGMFDNDDR, via the coding sequence ATGGACGATTCCATCCTCGACACTATCGGATCGCCGCTCGTACAGGTGTACTCTCCACCAGGATCGACGGTCGCCGCCAAGCTCGAATCGAAGAATCCGGGTGGAAGCGCCAAAGATCGCCCAGCGCTTTCGATGATTGAGACCGCAGAAAGCGAGGGGGTGCTCACGCCGGGGGACCGAATCGTCGAACCGACCAGTGGCAACACCGGTATCGGTCTCGCGGTGGTTGCCGCCGCAAAGGGCTATGACCTCACTATCGTCATGCCCGCCTCAAAGTCACCCGAACGCAGGCAGATCATGCGAGCCTACGGGGCCGATATCGACCTCATCGAAGGCGATATTAGTGACGCGAAAGCGCGTGCGGACCGCTACGAACAAGAAGACGGGATGGTGCAGTTGCGTCAGTTTGAGAACCCGGCGAATCCTGAGTCACATTACAACACGACGGGTCCCGAAATCATCGAACAGATCGGTGACCGGACGGTTGATGCACTCGTCGCAGGGGTCGGAACTGGTGGAACGCTCTCAGGGATCGGTCGACGATTGCGCGAGGAGTTTCCAGAGATGGAAATCGTCGCGGTCGAACCCGAGGAAAATGCGGTGCTTTCGACCGGTGAATCCGGAAACGACGAATTTCAGGGGATGGGTCCGGGATTCGTGAGCGAGAATCTCGACCGCGACCTCGTCGATGCCATCGAAACAGTCTCGATCGACACCGCAGAGGAGGAGTGTCGACGACTCGCACGCGAAGAGGGCATCCTCGTCGGACAGTCGAGTGGCGCATCGAACGTTGCGGCCCGCCGGGTCGCAACACGACTTGCGACCCCCGAACTGAACTGCCCACCAACACCGACGCCGGGATCGACACAAACGGAGCCAGCATCTCAGCACGACTCCGCCCATCCAGATGGCGGTGAGCGGACGGAACAGACGCGATCCTCGTCAGTGCCTCGTTCTGAGAGCGAGTACGACGACTGTCCGCTTGTAGTGACGGTGTTCTGGGACAGTGGTGAGCGGTACATGTCCACCGGAATGTTCGATAACGACGATCGATAG
- a CDS encoding helix-turn-helix domain-containing protein, whose translation MTESADYDDFADVSPEAAFALLGNKTRIDIIRELGEISDESLSFSALRSRVNIADSGQFNYHLKELLGSFVRRTDDGSYELTYAGSQVVGAIYSGTFNQRGASRAFKLTSSCTKCGSSLEADYEQERVTIRCPACDDQKSSFGFPPGAFENRTHEELARAFDTWLQLLLLASFGGFCLNCAGRMHGSITDVSEYLDDKEIGTKHVCERCTNRTVNSVGAYLLYQPIVVAFHHDHGIDVTETPIWEIPWLRDEETTVLSREPWCVQSVVELDGDRLELVVEDDLSVTIVDT comes from the coding sequence ATGACTGAATCAGCCGACTACGATGATTTCGCGGATGTGTCCCCAGAGGCAGCGTTCGCACTGCTCGGCAACAAAACTCGAATCGATATCATCAGGGAACTGGGTGAGATCTCTGATGAGTCTCTGTCGTTTTCTGCGCTCCGAAGCCGTGTTAACATCGCTGACAGCGGTCAGTTCAACTACCACCTCAAGGAGCTTCTCGGGAGTTTTGTTCGACGAACCGATGACGGGTCCTACGAACTCACGTATGCTGGAAGTCAGGTCGTCGGAGCAATCTACTCCGGAACGTTCAACCAGCGAGGTGCTTCCCGTGCGTTCAAGCTCACCTCCTCGTGTACCAAATGTGGATCGTCGTTGGAGGCTGATTACGAGCAAGAGCGGGTAACCATTCGTTGTCCAGCGTGCGACGACCAGAAATCGTCGTTTGGCTTCCCACCGGGCGCGTTCGAGAACCGCACTCACGAGGAACTCGCACGCGCGTTCGATACGTGGCTTCAGTTGTTACTCTTAGCATCGTTCGGCGGATTCTGTCTCAATTGTGCTGGCCGAATGCACGGCTCGATAACCGATGTTTCCGAATATCTCGACGATAAAGAAATCGGGACTAAGCACGTCTGTGAGCGGTGTACGAATCGCACCGTGAACTCAGTTGGTGCCTATCTTCTCTATCAGCCCATCGTTGTCGCGTTTCACCACGACCACGGAATCGACGTTACCGAAACGCCGATCTGGGAAATCCCGTGGCTGCGCGATGAAGAGACGACAGTGCTCTCTCGGGAACCGTGGTGTGTTCAATCGGTTGTGGAACTCGATGGCGACCGTCTCGAACTCGTGGTCGAGGATGATCTCTCCGTAACCATCGTCGACACATAA
- a CDS encoding DUF6069 family protein, translating to MTTTTETESMESVAATRLAAYGMFAAIVAGAMNAIVRVGAIALFDVPRFGPLGWGPIVNTTVVGVAGATAVYGLLVRTSSQPTRRFTIIAAAVLVISFVPLLVPPAFLAEAPGSVLLTLAVMHVTTATAVVWLLPRSRTINRSATQTRQDSPA from the coding sequence ATGACAACTACGACAGAGACAGAATCGATGGAGTCAGTCGCTGCGACGCGTCTCGCAGCGTATGGAATGTTTGCAGCGATCGTCGCCGGGGCGATGAACGCGATTGTCCGGGTCGGTGCGATTGCACTGTTCGATGTGCCGCGGTTCGGACCACTCGGATGGGGTCCGATTGTCAATACGACAGTCGTCGGAGTCGCCGGGGCGACGGCTGTGTACGGGTTGCTCGTGCGCACTTCATCACAACCGACGCGACGGTTCACGATTATCGCCGCAGCCGTGCTGGTTATCTCATTCGTCCCGCTCCTCGTGCCACCAGCGTTTTTGGCCGAAGCACCGGGATCTGTCCTCCTAACGCTGGCAGTAATGCATGTCACGACAGCGACAGCCGTCGTTTGGCTCCTTCCACGATCGAGGACAATCAACCGAAGCGCTACTCAAACACGTCAAGACAGCCCTGCATAA
- a CDS encoding NifU family protein: MSTEAQKSEDELREEVTNFLRRNFPQIQMHGGSAAIQHLDVEAGEVTVALGGACSGCGISPMTIQAIKSRMVKEIPEINRVNAETGMGGMGGGGGGQTSPSFPGEMTDDDSDEGPQAPF, translated from the coding sequence ATGAGCACGGAAGCACAAAAATCAGAAGACGAGCTCCGAGAGGAGGTAACGAACTTCTTGCGGCGTAATTTCCCCCAGATCCAAATGCACGGCGGAAGCGCGGCGATCCAACACCTCGATGTGGAGGCTGGTGAAGTGACCGTCGCTCTCGGTGGTGCTTGCAGCGGCTGTGGAATCTCTCCGATGACGATTCAGGCAATTAAAAGCCGAATGGTGAAGGAAATTCCAGAAATAAACAGAGTCAACGCCGAAACTGGTATGGGCGGTATGGGCGGTGGGGGCGGTGGTCAAACCTCGCCATCCTTCCCCGGTGAGATGACCGACGACGACTCTGACGAGGGACCACAGGCCCCGTTCTAA
- a CDS encoding WD40/YVTN/BNR-like repeat-containing protein, protein MSVLSGTSDGVYRSSSVAFDDVELVLNSGVTRRVRTFGRHAFAASSTGLYRSVDGGLTWDNLGVPRTEVYSVVRSPDKTRLYAGTHPAHLYVSTDDGETWTELNGFQTLPSRNQWHTPRHRNAAHVRSLGVHPAAPERVIAGVEVGGVHISNDSGETWSERREIRQRPDDLQYDVHHVLVLGADEYVISCGGGLYCTHDTGRSWKRLDADFDRPYFQEAIADRNRLYAAGQTLPPTLPTGNTSERETEAALFVSTDGETVEMVSDPGAPIEFISAWTLADGHVLAGTTGGRVLSREDGSWTTCGRTPSWIRSLAVV, encoded by the coding sequence ATGTCAGTTTTGAGTGGGACATCTGATGGAGTGTACCGATCGTCGAGTGTTGCATTCGACGACGTGGAATTGGTGCTCAATTCCGGTGTCACTCGTCGTGTTCGCACGTTCGGCCGTCACGCGTTTGCAGCATCATCGACTGGGCTGTACCGCTCGGTCGACGGTGGTCTCACGTGGGATAACCTCGGAGTTCCCCGGACAGAAGTGTATTCAGTCGTCCGCAGCCCCGATAAGACTCGGCTCTACGCTGGTACCCATCCCGCACATCTCTACGTCTCGACAGATGATGGAGAGACGTGGACCGAACTGAACGGGTTCCAAACGCTCCCCTCTCGCAACCAGTGGCACACCCCACGCCACCGGAACGCGGCCCACGTCCGAAGTCTCGGTGTACATCCAGCTGCACCCGAGCGCGTGATTGCTGGCGTCGAGGTTGGTGGCGTACATATCAGCAACGACAGCGGAGAGACGTGGTCCGAACGACGAGAGATTCGCCAGCGCCCTGATGACCTTCAGTACGACGTGCACCACGTTCTCGTACTGGGTGCCGACGAGTACGTCATCTCGTGTGGGGGTGGGCTCTATTGCACGCACGACACCGGACGATCGTGGAAGCGCCTCGATGCTGATTTCGACCGTCCCTACTTCCAAGAGGCAATTGCAGACCGGAATCGATTGTACGCCGCGGGGCAAACGCTCCCTCCGACACTACCGACAGGGAACACCTCCGAGCGGGAGACAGAGGCAGCGCTGTTCGTATCCACCGACGGTGAGACAGTCGAAATGGTGTCCGATCCCGGTGCACCCATCGAGTTCATTTCTGCGTGGACACTCGCCGACGGACACGTCCTCGCCGGAACAACTGGCGGACGAGTGCTCAGCCGCGAAGATGGATCCTGGACAACGTGTGGACGTACTCCGTCGTGGATTCGATCGCTTGCTGTCGTCTGA
- a CDS encoding GIY-YIG nuclease family protein, translating to MHYVYILRCGDETLYTGYTTDIERRVEEHRSGTGAKYTRGRGPFELVHVEKYQTRSAAMSREYEIKQLARETKEQLIE from the coding sequence ATGCATTACGTGTATATCCTTCGCTGTGGTGATGAGACGCTCTATACCGGCTACACAACGGATATCGAGCGGCGGGTCGAAGAGCACCGATCCGGGACCGGTGCGAAATACACCCGTGGTCGAGGACCGTTCGAACTTGTGCACGTCGAGAAGTACCAGACGCGGTCGGCGGCGATGTCACGCGAATACGAGATCAAACAGCTCGCACGCGAGACGAAAGAACAACTCATCGAGTAG